In Thioalkalivibrio paradoxus ARh 1, the following are encoded in one genomic region:
- the aat gene encoding leucyl/phenylalanyl-tRNA--protein transferase: MSRQARRMITWLHAGLAEEPFPPATQAWQEPNGLLAAGGDLSPPRLLRAYRGGIFPWYEAGQPILWWSPDPRTVLEPAALRLSRSLRKSIRNGGFEVSFDRDFEAVVRACSGPRAGASGTWITVEMRHAYLRLHRSGYAHSLEVWQDGALVGGLYGVAIGRLFCGESMFSHVRDASKIALAWLCRHLAEWEWPLIDSQTPTPHMLTMGAREIPRDQFLERIRSLVDQDPGRASWQMDPRIHPLDDGWRHPEAPV; the protein is encoded by the coding sequence ATGAGCCGCCAGGCGCGCCGGATGATCACCTGGCTCCACGCCGGCCTCGCGGAAGAACCGTTCCCGCCAGCAACGCAGGCCTGGCAAGAGCCCAATGGCCTGCTCGCCGCCGGTGGCGACCTGTCGCCGCCGCGCTTGCTGCGGGCCTACCGCGGGGGGATCTTTCCCTGGTACGAGGCGGGACAGCCGATCCTCTGGTGGAGCCCGGACCCCCGTACCGTACTCGAACCCGCAGCGCTGCGCCTGTCACGCAGCTTGCGCAAGTCGATCCGCAACGGCGGCTTCGAAGTCAGCTTCGACCGCGATTTCGAGGCGGTGGTGCGCGCTTGCAGCGGCCCGCGGGCCGGTGCCAGCGGTACCTGGATCACGGTGGAGATGCGCCATGCCTACCTGCGCCTGCACCGCAGCGGATACGCCCACTCGCTCGAGGTATGGCAGGACGGCGCGCTGGTCGGCGGCCTCTACGGAGTCGCGATCGGCCGGCTGTTCTGCGGGGAATCGATGTTCTCCCACGTCCGCGATGCCTCCAAGATCGCGCTGGCCTGGCTCTGCCGGCACCTGGCCGAGTGGGAATGGCCGCTGATCGACAGCCAGACGCCGACGCCACATATGCTGACGATGGGTGCCCGCGAAATCCCGAGAGACCAGTTCCTGGAGCGGATCCGCAGCCTGGTCGACCAGGATCCGGGCCGGGCTTCCTGGCAGATGGACCCGCGGATTCACCCGCTGGACGACGGCTGGCGGCACCCGGAAGCACCCGTCTGA
- a CDS encoding FAD-binding oxidoreductase: MPSSWNRLPRVRHARVLEWTDRSAPLPASAAPLLARGSGRSHGDACLNDRGTLLLTGDMDQLIAFDRRTGVLECEAGMQVGDLLAWSLPQGWALPVVPATQSVTLGGAVANDVHGRNHPIAGSFGRHVIGLELRRSDGARLWIGPKQQRELFAATVGGLGLTGLMTRIRLQLMPVCNAFMLAERHRFPHLDAFWELNDRLGADWPYRVAWIDCLAHGSKLGRGVFLGSRHAPPQPASARLPRGRHRSAAMRFDLPGWILHRHSVRVFNQLYFQLGARPGLQLQHYRPHFFPLDGLRDWNRIYGRRGFYRYQCVLPPGAARDGIRTLLRRIAANRQGACRATLQCFGTLPSPGLLSFPRPGVTLALDFTNQGHRTRSLFADLDDVVSAAGGALYPGQDARMSVTVFRRGFPNWEQFATFIDPAFSSSFWRRMNP, encoded by the coding sequence ATGCCCTCGAGCTGGAATCGCCTGCCGAGGGTCCGTCATGCCCGCGTGCTCGAGTGGACCGACCGCTCGGCACCGCTGCCCGCATCGGCGGCGCCGCTGCTCGCTCGAGGCAGTGGGCGCAGCCATGGCGACGCCTGCCTGAACGACCGGGGCACGCTGCTGCTCACCGGCGACATGGACCAGCTGATCGCATTCGACCGGCGCACCGGCGTACTCGAATGCGAGGCCGGCATGCAGGTGGGAGACCTGCTGGCCTGGTCGCTGCCGCAGGGCTGGGCACTGCCGGTGGTGCCTGCCACGCAGTCCGTCACGCTGGGCGGCGCGGTCGCGAACGATGTCCACGGCCGCAATCACCCTATCGCGGGGAGCTTTGGCCGCCATGTGATCGGGCTGGAATTGCGCCGCTCGGACGGCGCACGCCTCTGGATCGGTCCGAAACAGCAGCGCGAGCTGTTTGCGGCCACCGTGGGCGGCCTGGGGTTGACCGGGCTGATGACCCGCATCCGGCTGCAGCTGATGCCGGTCTGCAACGCGTTCATGCTGGCCGAGCGCCACCGCTTTCCCCATCTCGACGCGTTCTGGGAACTGAACGACCGTCTCGGCGCCGACTGGCCGTACCGCGTCGCCTGGATCGACTGCCTGGCCCATGGCAGCAAGCTCGGCCGCGGCGTATTCCTCGGCAGCCGGCACGCGCCGCCGCAGCCGGCATCGGCTCGGTTGCCGCGCGGGCGCCATCGATCGGCTGCGATGCGGTTCGACCTGCCCGGCTGGATACTGCACCGGCACAGTGTGCGGGTGTTCAACCAACTGTATTTCCAGCTGGGCGCAAGGCCGGGATTGCAGCTGCAGCATTACCGGCCTCACTTCTTCCCGCTCGACGGCCTGCGTGACTGGAATCGGATCTATGGGCGGCGCGGGTTCTACCGGTACCAGTGCGTGCTGCCCCCAGGCGCCGCTCGTGACGGGATCCGCACGCTGCTGCGGCGGATCGCGGCCAACCGGCAAGGCGCCTGCCGCGCGACACTCCAGTGCTTCGGCACCCTGCCCTCGCCCGGGCTGCTGTCGTTTCCCCGGCCCGGGGTTACCCTGGCGCTGGACTTCACGAACCAGGGCCACCGGACCCGCAGCCTGTTCGCCGACCTCGACGACGTGGTGAGTGCCGCCGGCGGTGCGCTGTACCCGGGTCAGGACGCGCGGATGTCGGTGACCGTGTTCCGCCGGGGCTTCCCGAACTGGGAGCAGTTCGCCACGTTCATCGACCCGGCGTTTTCCTCCAGCTTCTGGCGCAGGATGAATCCATGA
- a CDS encoding MmgE/PrpD family protein produces MDQPTRNLAEFAVSLDYGALTQSAIDSTVRHVVDTIGCAIGALDAKPAAIARSIAALSGGTPGSTVIGLEQPTTPEYAAFANAVMVRYLDFNDTGIGGHPSDMIPATLAVAEPRLSSGSDVLLATFIQYEVVAALRRGGFHRLRKRHVDQVQSVIGSAIGAGRILGLNTTEMANAISLALTPNIPLRVVRTGVISDWKGCATAHGAMMGVFAARLAREGLTGPPEPFNGIAGLCELVGLPAFEVGGVGRAYNGLSAIEATGFKPYPSEYSSQGPIALLLDLRAQLTVDRVTAITIALHWGGWHEIGGGQGDHVEKWHPTTRESADHSLPYLAAVALIDGAVSLESFSEQRIGDPQIRALMQKIRVVEDPGLTRAHAGELPSWPSRVEIVLDDGRRLERSCARPKGHPLNPLMDQELESKFIELCEPRMAMSRIRQLLDTLWSLAALDDIRSLTHQLRTI; encoded by the coding sequence ATGGACCAACCTACGCGCAATCTCGCCGAGTTCGCAGTCTCGCTCGATTATGGTGCTCTGACGCAATCTGCCATCGATTCGACCGTTCGCCATGTGGTCGACACGATTGGCTGTGCGATCGGGGCTCTGGACGCGAAGCCGGCGGCGATCGCGCGCAGTATCGCGGCGCTGAGCGGCGGGACTCCGGGTTCGACGGTCATTGGCCTTGAGCAGCCCACCACGCCTGAATATGCAGCGTTCGCCAACGCAGTGATGGTCCGATACCTCGATTTCAACGACACAGGGATCGGCGGCCATCCCAGCGACATGATCCCCGCTACCCTCGCGGTGGCGGAGCCGCGATTGTCGAGTGGCAGCGATGTGCTACTGGCAACGTTCATTCAGTACGAAGTGGTAGCGGCACTCAGGCGCGGGGGGTTCCACCGCCTGCGCAAACGGCATGTCGATCAGGTTCAGTCCGTCATCGGGAGCGCGATCGGGGCCGGCCGCATCCTTGGTCTCAATACCACGGAAATGGCGAATGCAATCAGCTTGGCGTTGACCCCGAATATTCCACTTCGAGTCGTTCGCACCGGCGTGATCTCGGACTGGAAGGGCTGTGCAACCGCGCATGGAGCCATGATGGGAGTTTTCGCTGCCCGGCTCGCACGCGAAGGACTCACTGGACCACCTGAACCATTCAACGGAATTGCGGGCCTGTGCGAGCTGGTGGGGCTGCCAGCTTTCGAGGTGGGAGGCGTCGGACGCGCGTACAACGGTCTGAGTGCAATCGAGGCCACAGGTTTCAAGCCCTACCCATCGGAATACAGCTCACAGGGCCCGATCGCCCTTTTGCTCGATCTCAGAGCGCAACTGACAGTCGACCGTGTCACTGCGATCACCATTGCACTGCACTGGGGCGGTTGGCACGAGATCGGGGGCGGCCAGGGGGACCACGTGGAGAAATGGCATCCGACAACGCGGGAAAGTGCTGATCACAGCCTGCCTTATCTCGCCGCGGTTGCTCTGATCGACGGTGCAGTTTCGCTTGAGAGTTTCTCCGAGCAGCGCATTGGCGATCCCCAGATCCGAGCGCTGATGCAGAAAATCCGGGTCGTCGAAGATCCGGGTCTGACCCGGGCCCACGCCGGCGAACTGCCGAGCTGGCCGTCGCGCGTCGAGATCGTGCTGGACGACGGGCGGCGGCTGGAGCGGAGTTGCGCTCGCCCGAAAGGCCATCCGCTGAATCCATTGATGGATCAGGAGCTTGAGTCGAAGTTCATTGAGCTCTGCGAACCCCGGATGGCGATGAGTCGGATCCGGCAGCTGCTCGATACGCTTTGGTCGCTCGCTGCGCTCGACGATATCCGGAGTCTCACTCACCAGTTGCGGACGATTTGA
- a CDS encoding error-prone DNA polymerase: MNSIDAAPDAAPAGYAELTCRSNFSFLCGASHPEELVRQAAALGYRALALTDECSLAGIVRAHQAAVETGLHLIVGTDLRLCDGPRLTLLARSLAGYRTLCRLITHARRAGSKGRYRLRADDLLRPEWSGLPGCEVLWRIETRCEDPDAAFLRRDLDWAEWLGRAVSAQQLHLAVTLVRSPDDTLLRARAETLATASGIPVLACGDVLMHLRGRRALQDVLTALRRKSTVAEAAPALFPNGERCLRPRDELTRLYPAAWLAETLRVADRCRFHMDEVRYQYPTDAIPAGEQPGPWLRRLVEQGCLERWPEGTPEKVQAQLEHELAIIADLGYEPYFLTVHDIVRFARERGILCQGRGSAANSAVCYALGITAVDPARSNMLFERFISRERNEPPDIDVDFEHERREEVIQYLYRRYGRERAALTATVIRYRRRSALRDVGRALGISRARIDALTANMAWWDDGIPRERLQEVGLDPDGPLARQWQTLAQILRGFPRHLSQHTGGFVIAAGRLDELVPIENAAMAGRTVIQWDKDDLDALGLLKIDILALGMFSCLRRCLELLARHRNQHWGLADVPAEDPVVYAMLQQADTVGVFQIESRAQMSMLPRLQPETFYDLVIEIAIVRPGPIQGRMVHPYLRRRQKREPVTYPGPEVKRVLERTLGVPIFQEQVIELAMVAAGFSAGEADGLRRAIGAWRRTGNLAKYRDRLLDGMRKRGYPATFAEQIYQQILGFGEYGFPESHSASFALISYVSAWFKCREPAIFACALLNSQPMGFYAPAQIVADARRHGVEVRPIDVTASLADCSVEAVFSNTAGSPEGRGSARSDGSNRGGGQASAGNRSGNAGERREGRDLALRLGLSMVRGLHADSAKRIVAARVERPFRDSADLVIRARLDRAEATRLAQAGALARLAGNRHRARWDTQAVEPPLPLFPAAGVSRPAAVPMLPAPTIAEDLLQDYAGTGLTLGPHPLALLRGHPGLAGIPTAVELIAGGPRARVRYTGVVITRQRPGSAKGTVFLTLEDESGTVNVIVWPALVEKARAAVIHARLLEVTGVLQQEDGVTHLVAQRLRDRSAWLGTLAVRSRDFG; the protein is encoded by the coding sequence ATGAACAGTATAGACGCAGCGCCGGATGCAGCTCCGGCCGGCTACGCCGAGCTGACCTGCCGCAGCAACTTCAGCTTCCTGTGCGGCGCATCGCACCCGGAAGAACTGGTGCGGCAGGCAGCGGCGCTGGGGTATCGCGCGCTGGCGCTCACCGACGAGTGCTCGCTGGCCGGGATCGTGCGCGCACACCAGGCAGCGGTGGAGACGGGCTTGCACTTGATCGTGGGTACCGATCTACGGCTTTGCGATGGCCCACGGCTGACGCTGCTGGCGCGTTCGCTGGCCGGTTACCGGACATTGTGCCGGCTGATCACCCATGCGCGCCGGGCAGGGAGTAAAGGCCGATACCGGCTCCGGGCGGACGATCTGTTACGGCCCGAGTGGTCCGGGCTGCCGGGCTGCGAGGTGTTGTGGCGTATCGAGACCCGCTGCGAAGACCCGGACGCGGCATTCTTGCGCAGGGATCTCGATTGGGCGGAGTGGCTGGGTCGAGCGGTATCGGCACAGCAGCTGCACCTGGCGGTCACGCTGGTGCGCAGCCCTGACGACACGTTGCTGCGGGCCCGGGCCGAGACTCTGGCCACGGCCAGCGGAATCCCGGTGCTCGCCTGCGGAGACGTACTGATGCATCTGCGCGGACGGCGCGCGCTGCAGGATGTACTGACCGCGCTGCGGCGGAAATCCACGGTCGCCGAAGCCGCGCCGGCGCTGTTCCCGAACGGCGAACGCTGCCTGCGCCCGCGCGACGAACTCACCCGGCTCTACCCTGCGGCCTGGCTCGCCGAAACCCTGAGGGTGGCGGACCGCTGCCGATTCCACATGGACGAGGTCCGCTATCAGTACCCCACCGACGCGATCCCCGCCGGCGAGCAGCCCGGGCCCTGGCTGCGGCGGCTGGTCGAGCAGGGCTGCCTGGAGCGCTGGCCCGAAGGCACGCCGGAGAAAGTCCAGGCGCAACTCGAGCACGAACTCGCGATCATCGCCGACCTCGGCTACGAACCCTACTTTCTCACCGTGCACGACATCGTGCGTTTCGCCCGCGAGCGCGGCATCCTGTGCCAGGGTCGCGGCTCGGCCGCGAACTCCGCGGTCTGCTACGCGCTCGGCATCACCGCGGTGGACCCGGCGCGCTCGAATATGCTGTTCGAGCGTTTCATCTCGCGCGAACGCAATGAGCCTCCCGATATCGACGTCGACTTCGAGCACGAGCGGCGCGAGGAGGTGATCCAGTACCTCTACCGGCGCTACGGACGCGAACGCGCGGCACTGACCGCGACCGTGATCCGCTACCGGCGCCGCAGCGCATTGCGCGACGTCGGCCGGGCACTGGGCATCAGCCGTGCGCGCATCGACGCGCTGACCGCGAACATGGCCTGGTGGGACGACGGCATCCCGCGCGAGCGTCTGCAGGAGGTGGGGCTCGACCCGGACGGGCCCCTGGCCCGGCAGTGGCAGACACTGGCGCAGATCCTGCGCGGCTTTCCCCGGCACCTGTCGCAGCACACCGGCGGCTTCGTGATCGCCGCCGGGCGGCTGGACGAACTGGTGCCGATCGAGAACGCCGCGATGGCCGGGCGCACCGTGATCCAGTGGGACAAGGACGACCTCGACGCACTGGGCCTGCTGAAGATCGACATCCTCGCGCTGGGGATGTTCTCCTGCCTGCGCCGCTGCCTGGAACTGCTCGCGCGGCACCGGAACCAGCACTGGGGGCTCGCCGACGTGCCGGCCGAGGACCCGGTGGTCTACGCGATGCTGCAACAGGCGGATACCGTCGGCGTGTTCCAGATCGAGTCGCGCGCGCAGATGAGCATGCTGCCGCGCCTGCAACCCGAGACCTTCTACGACCTGGTGATCGAGATCGCGATTGTGCGCCCCGGCCCGATCCAGGGCCGGATGGTGCATCCCTACCTGCGCCGCCGGCAGAAACGCGAACCGGTGACCTACCCGGGCCCGGAGGTGAAACGGGTACTCGAGCGCACGCTCGGGGTGCCGATCTTCCAGGAACAGGTGATCGAGCTGGCGATGGTCGCGGCCGGCTTCAGCGCTGGCGAGGCGGACGGCCTGCGCCGCGCGATCGGCGCCTGGCGCCGCACCGGAAACCTCGCGAAGTACCGCGACCGGCTGCTGGACGGCATGCGCAAACGCGGCTACCCGGCCACCTTCGCCGAGCAGATCTACCAGCAGATCCTGGGTTTCGGCGAATACGGGTTCCCTGAGTCGCACTCGGCGAGCTTTGCGCTGATCAGCTACGTCTCGGCCTGGTTCAAGTGCCGGGAACCGGCGATCTTCGCCTGCGCGTTGCTGAACAGCCAGCCGATGGGCTTCTACGCCCCGGCGCAGATCGTCGCCGACGCACGCCGCCACGGAGTCGAGGTCCGGCCGATCGACGTGACCGCAAGCCTCGCCGACTGCAGCGTCGAAGCTGTCTTCAGCAACACGGCTGGCAGCCCCGAGGGCCGTGGCAGTGCCCGGAGTGATGGCAGTAATCGAGGCGGTGGTCAAGCCAGCGCCGGGAATCGCTCAGGGAATGCCGGCGAGCGCAGGGAAGGTCGCGATCTGGCGCTGCGCCTGGGGCTCTCGATGGTGCGCGGTCTGCACGCCGACAGTGCGAAGCGCATCGTGGCAGCGCGCGTCGAACGGCCATTTCGGGATAGCGCCGATCTGGTGATCCGCGCGCGCCTCGATCGCGCCGAAGCCACGCGGCTGGCACAGGCCGGAGCGCTCGCCCGGCTGGCCGGGAACCGGCATCGCGCACGCTGGGATACCCAGGCGGTCGAGCCGCCATTGCCGCTGTTTCCCGCTGCCGGGGTTTCGCGGCCCGCAGCCGTTCCGATGCTGCCTGCACCGACGATCGCGGAGGATCTGCTGCAGGACTACGCCGGCACCGGCCTGACGCTGGGACCGCACCCGTTGGCCCTGCTGCGCGGACACCCGGGACTGGCCGGCATTCCCACCGCGGTCGAGCTGATCGCCGGCGGCCCGCGCGCCCGCGTGCGCTACACGGGTGTCGTGATCACCCGGCAGCGGCCAGGTTCAGCGAAGGGTACCGTGTTTCTGACTCTGGAAGACGAGTCGGGCACAGTGAATGTGATCGTCTGGCCGGCGCTGGTGGAAAAGGCGCGCGCAGCGGTCATCCACGCGCGACTGCTCGAGGTGACCGGCGTTCTGCAGCAGGAAGACGGCGTAACCCACCTGGTCGCACAACGGCTGCGAGACCGCAGCGCCTGGCTGGGCACGCTGGCCGTACGATCGCGGGACTTCGGATGA
- a CDS encoding GNAT family N-acetyltransferase: protein MTASADPGLRMEVRDTLNAVDPGAWDALTHGREPFLRHAFLEGLERHGCLGRRYGWFPQHLLAFRDDTLVGAAPCYAKTNNYGEFVFDWAWQTAWERQGQPYYPKLVISVPYTPATGPRLLVHPDEADPEAVRHRLLQTAAARGAELGASGVHVLFPTEAEAAQADHSGLVRRMGCQYHWHNRGYADFDAFLAALSTKKRKNIRRERRRVAEQGIEFRTLTGTTAGPEDWARFHRFYLDTFEKHMGIPTLSEDFFVGTAAALGEQVILFEAQRNGQSVAAALCYRSHDTLYGRFWGCAEDLPDLHFETCYYQGIEFCIRAGLARFEPGAQGEHKIPRGFLPTPTTSAHAILTPGFGAAVQDFCQRERRMMEAQCASLMEHSPYRTPD, encoded by the coding sequence ATGACTGCGAGCGCCGACCCTGGTCTCCGCATGGAGGTCCGGGACACATTGAACGCGGTCGACCCAGGCGCCTGGGATGCGTTGACGCATGGCCGGGAACCGTTCCTGCGCCATGCGTTCCTGGAGGGCCTCGAGCGCCACGGCTGCCTCGGGCGGCGCTATGGCTGGTTCCCCCAGCACCTGCTCGCATTCCGCGACGACACGCTGGTGGGCGCGGCCCCGTGCTACGCGAAGACCAACAACTACGGCGAGTTCGTTTTCGACTGGGCCTGGCAGACGGCCTGGGAACGCCAGGGGCAGCCGTATTACCCGAAGCTCGTGATCAGCGTTCCCTATACCCCGGCCACCGGGCCGCGGCTGCTGGTACACCCCGACGAGGCGGATCCGGAAGCGGTCCGGCACCGGCTGCTGCAGACTGCGGCCGCGCGCGGCGCGGAACTGGGGGCCTCGGGCGTACACGTGCTGTTTCCGACCGAGGCGGAGGCCGCGCAGGCCGACCACTCGGGCCTGGTACGCCGCATGGGCTGCCAGTATCACTGGCATAACCGCGGCTATGCGGACTTCGACGCCTTTCTGGCCGCACTGAGCACGAAGAAACGCAAGAACATCCGGCGCGAGCGGCGGCGGGTCGCCGAACAGGGGATCGAGTTCCGCACCCTGACCGGCACGACCGCCGGCCCGGAGGACTGGGCGCGGTTCCACCGCTTTTACCTCGACACCTTCGAGAAGCACATGGGGATTCCGACGCTGTCGGAGGACTTCTTCGTTGGCACCGCTGCCGCGCTCGGCGAGCAGGTGATCCTGTTCGAGGCGCAGCGGAACGGCCAGAGCGTCGCCGCCGCGCTCTGCTACCGGAGCCACGACACGCTGTACGGTCGCTTCTGGGGCTGTGCCGAGGACCTCCCCGACCTTCATTTCGAGACCTGCTACTATCAGGGCATCGAGTTCTGCATCCGCGCAGGCTTGGCCCGATTCGAACCCGGGGCCCAGGGCGAACACAAGATTCCGCGCGGTTTCCTCCCGACGCCGACCACCTCGGCACACGCGATCCTGACACCCGGGTTCGGTGCGGCGGTGCAGGACTTCTGCCAGCGGGAACGCCGGATGATGGAGGCACAATGCGCCAGCCTGATGGAACACTCTCCCTACCGCACCCCGGACTGA
- a CDS encoding ATP-grasp domain-containing protein, translating into MGQNIIAALSQRRDQLDIRAVNSKADEPTLFDFDAVYLAPWIGSDPGAFEQRFDAIVEEAAPDLVIPCRDDDVAFLAARAQRDPNARSRYLCGSRSIADALSDKWESWRFSSALGLPFAPTLRADCARDELDAFVHAHGFPLVAKPVSGFASRGVVLVLDREQLARLVGRNDYIFQKFLGDPDRVRAHAQSVARDGVPLFHTFEEVKHSIQGCIAPEGRISGLMVTDNLMRFGRSERVDLATDPELESAGMQWVRTFAEAGWRGPLNIQCQRGSDGRLAIYEYNGRFTGATAARYLLGFDEVGMVVRDWLAFPLRVDAPPPGARSVIRTMNSRMLDPGKVTSLSRTLSWRP; encoded by the coding sequence GTGGGCCAGAACATTATCGCCGCTCTGTCGCAACGGCGGGACCAACTGGACATCCGTGCCGTAAACAGCAAGGCAGACGAGCCTACCCTGTTCGACTTCGATGCCGTCTATCTTGCGCCGTGGATTGGCTCGGATCCGGGCGCATTCGAGCAGCGCTTCGACGCTATCGTGGAAGAGGCCGCACCCGACCTCGTGATTCCCTGCAGGGATGACGATGTCGCCTTTCTGGCGGCGAGGGCGCAGCGGGATCCGAATGCGCGCAGCCGATATCTATGCGGCAGCCGATCGATTGCAGACGCATTGAGCGACAAATGGGAGAGCTGGCGTTTCTCGAGCGCACTGGGCCTGCCGTTTGCCCCGACCTTGAGGGCCGATTGCGCCCGGGACGAGCTGGACGCCTTCGTTCACGCGCACGGTTTCCCTCTGGTCGCGAAGCCCGTCAGCGGATTCGCCTCGCGTGGCGTCGTTCTGGTGCTGGACCGGGAGCAATTGGCGAGGCTGGTGGGTCGGAACGACTATATCTTTCAGAAGTTCCTGGGGGACCCGGATCGGGTGCGCGCCCATGCGCAGAGTGTCGCGCGCGATGGTGTGCCGCTTTTCCACACCTTCGAAGAGGTCAAGCACTCGATTCAGGGCTGTATTGCGCCCGAGGGTCGCATTTCAGGGCTGATGGTGACCGATAACCTGATGCGTTTCGGCCGGAGCGAACGCGTGGATCTCGCGACGGATCCGGAGCTCGAGTCGGCCGGAATGCAATGGGTCAGGACCTTTGCCGAAGCCGGTTGGCGCGGACCGCTGAACATACAGTGTCAGCGCGGGAGCGATGGAAGACTCGCAATCTATGAATACAACGGGCGCTTCACTGGCGCTACTGCGGCCCGTTACCTGCTCGGGTTCGACGAGGTCGGCATGGTGGTTCGGGACTGGCTGGCGTTTCCGCTGCGCGTGGACGCGCCACCGCCTGGCGCGCGATCGGTGATCCGTACGATGAACAGCCGCATGCTGGACCCCGGCAAGGTGACCTCGCTCTCGCGGACGCTTTCCTGGCGCCCATAG
- a CDS encoding SDR family NAD(P)-dependent oxidoreductase → MNEAPRRIAILGADSRIATEAARIWLAKGVHLVVVTGNPVQLRRLTDDLALRAAGLAEVDGVTADLSDLDALPALWEALRERHPDLDAVLIAQGSQPDQARCQQSPDAMLQALRLNALSAMTLLTVIANDFEARQRGVIGVIGSVAGDRGRKHNYVYGAAKGMLALFLQGLRSRLHGSGVRVLTIKPGFVITPMTEGLDRNRWLWTRPERVARGIVRAFARRRDVVYLPWFWRPILGVLQMIPEPLFKRLSP, encoded by the coding sequence ATGAACGAAGCCCCCCGACGCATTGCGATCCTTGGCGCCGATTCGCGCATCGCGACCGAAGCGGCGCGCATTTGGCTGGCGAAGGGCGTGCACCTCGTGGTCGTGACCGGAAACCCCGTGCAGCTGCGCAGGCTGACCGACGACCTGGCCCTGCGCGCCGCCGGGCTGGCCGAGGTGGACGGAGTGACAGCGGACCTCTCGGATCTGGACGCGCTGCCGGCCCTGTGGGAGGCCCTGCGCGAGCGCCATCCGGACCTGGACGCCGTGCTGATCGCCCAGGGCAGCCAGCCCGACCAGGCGCGCTGCCAGCAATCGCCCGACGCCATGCTGCAGGCACTGCGGCTGAACGCACTGAGCGCAATGACCCTGCTGACCGTGATCGCAAACGACTTCGAGGCCCGGCAACGGGGGGTGATCGGCGTGATCGGCTCGGTGGCCGGCGACCGGGGGCGGAAGCACAACTACGTCTACGGTGCGGCCAAGGGCATGCTGGCGCTGTTCCTGCAGGGGCTGCGGAGCCGCCTCCACGGCAGCGGCGTGCGCGTGCTCACGATCAAGCCCGGATTCGTGATCACGCCGATGACCGAGGGCCTCGACCGCAACCGCTGGCTGTGGACGCGACCCGAGCGGGTCGCGCGCGGCATCGTCCGCGCCTTCGCCAGACGCCGCGACGTGGTGTACCTGCCGTGGTTCTGGCGCCCGATCCTTGGAGTCCTCCAGATGATTCCCGAACCGCTGTTCAAGCGGCTGTCACCGTAG
- the trxB gene encoding thioredoxin-disulfide reductase yields MSDPKHCRLLILGSGPAGWSAAIYAARANLNPVVVTGLEQGGQLMTTTDVDNWPGDVEGLQGPDLMQRMQKHAERFHTEVIFDHIHTAELSSRPFRLIGDSATYTADALIIATGATAMYLGLESEEAFKGKGVSACATCDGFFYRGQKVAVIGGGNTAVEEAMYLSNIADHVTLVHRRDTLRAEKILQDQLFEKEKAGKISIEWKHVLDEVLGDQTGVTGMRLRQVETGDTKDLELTGIFIAIGHKPNTGIFEGQLEMDNGYIKVKSGLEGNATATSIPGVFAAGDVMDQIYRQAVTSAGSGCMAALDAEGFLDEHP; encoded by the coding sequence ATGAGCGATCCCAAACACTGCCGCCTGCTGATCCTGGGCTCGGGCCCGGCCGGCTGGTCGGCGGCAATCTACGCAGCCCGCGCCAACCTGAACCCGGTCGTGGTCACCGGGCTCGAGCAGGGCGGGCAGCTGATGACCACCACCGACGTGGACAACTGGCCCGGTGATGTCGAGGGCCTGCAGGGGCCGGACCTGATGCAGCGGATGCAAAAACACGCGGAACGCTTCCACACCGAGGTCATCTTCGACCATATCCATACCGCCGAGCTGTCCTCGCGTCCGTTCCGGCTGATCGGGGACAGCGCCACCTACACCGCCGATGCATTGATCATCGCAACCGGCGCGACCGCGATGTACCTTGGGCTGGAGTCCGAGGAGGCGTTCAAGGGCAAGGGCGTGTCTGCCTGCGCGACCTGCGACGGCTTTTTCTACCGGGGCCAGAAGGTCGCGGTGATCGGCGGCGGCAACACCGCCGTCGAGGAAGCGATGTACCTCTCCAACATTGCCGATCATGTCACGCTGGTGCACCGGCGCGACACGTTGCGCGCGGAAAAGATCCTGCAGGACCAGCTGTTCGAGAAGGAGAAGGCGGGCAAGATCTCGATCGAATGGAAGCACGTCCTCGACGAGGTGCTCGGCGATCAGACCGGCGTGACCGGCATGCGCCTGCGGCAGGTGGAAACCGGAGACACCAAGGATCTGGAACTCACCGGGATCTTCATCGCGATCGGGCACAAACCCAACACCGGGATCTTCGAAGGGCAGCTCGAGATGGACAACGGCTACATCAAGGTGAAAAGCGGCCTGGAGGGCAACGCAACCGCGACCAGCATTCCTGGCGTGTTCGCAGCCGGCGACGTGATGGACCAGATCTACCGGCAGGCGGTCACCTCGGCCGGCAGCGGCTGCATGGCGGCGCTGGACGCAGAGGGCTTCCTGGACGAGCACCCCTGA